In Fulvia fulva chromosome 8, complete sequence, the DNA window AGCCCTAACGACCCTCTTGTCGAGCGTCTCGGTGGTATTTGGATACTGGGTAGGTCCTCCTTCTGATGAGATGTAAAATGACAGAGCTGGTTGGCGTGTGTAGAACTGCTACACAGGCCGTCAACTGGGGTAACTGCATTGGTAGCCAAGGCGATAATGGCAACTTTCCTTGCATTGATGTGAGTTCTGCGTCGTTCGAAATTTTGGTGAAGGGCGGAGCTGATGTCCGTGTAGAGGAAGCCGTACAATACGGAGGGGGATGGATGCTATCCGTTCATCGATGGGGCGATAGCGCATTGTTCTTAGGTCGTGGTTGAGAGGATGGAATCTTGGTGTGTAGTGGGTTCTGCCGTTGCCAGTGTGGGTCGAGTCACTTGCAGTGGCCTCGAGGATCGCACTGAGACCCGCCTACCACGTCTTCTTTCTCTCGAGTTCTTCCATACTCCCAAAAGCGACCATCTCGTTATTCGGACCACGGCAACGAGCCTTCAGTACGCCGTTGCCCAGCTGTACACCCGCATCATGGAACCAGCTGCGTTGCCATTCTGTGAGGGTATTCAGGATCAACTGACGACCTCTGTACCAGAACGTGAACATCGAGTCGACACAAAGCTCCTGAATGTGCTTGTGGTAGTGTGGCGGCATAGATACAAGCCATGTTCGCGCCAGATCGGAGCACGGGGCTTTGAAAGAGCTGAAACGGAGGTATGGTACGATGCACTCGGCGCGAACCTGTTTGCATACCAGAAGCATTCCAGGGCTGTTCGATCTAGCTTTGATGACTGTGTGATTAGGACCAAAGGTGCCTGTGAGGTGGTTGATATCGGTGTTGTCGCGTGGCGTCAAGACGTGTTCGTAGATGATGTCACGGAGTTCCCCTGAGAGGCGATTTAGCATTGTGCATCGCATGTGAGAGTACTCAACGTACGAGGCAGCGTCAACAGTGTCGGCTTGCTGGTGGTGGACGCCATGTTGTGTGTGTGCGTGGCGAAAGACGTTGCTTGAGGAAGTGAAGTCGAGAAGTGGTGTCCAGAAGGTGAACGCGGCTGCCGAAGTAGCGTCCCTGTGGCAACGGCGTTTAGTGATGTCCTTATAAAAGCCGCCACCACGTCCGCTTCACATTCGAGTGAGGCAAAACCGCACACGGCCGGCAACATGGCGCCTCGGGCCTCATTCATGAGCCTCCCACCCGAGCTACGCAACCATGTCTACGATCTCGCCGGCCTCTTTCAGCAAGCACGGATCCAGGTATCGAAAGTCAAGGAGCCCACCATCGCACTTGCCAACCGccaaatccgctctgaagTGCTAGGAATTTTCTATGGCCAGGTCTGTCTTCACCAGAAAAGCCATGGTGCGATGAGACCGCTGACAATCGCACAGAACGTGTTCGCTGGTCAGAATCGAGCCGAGATCAAGGGCTTCCTCTCGCGCCAACCACCATCAACTTTGGCCTCGCTTCGCGCGGTCCAGTTGAACTGTGGTGGTCCTATGCTTCTCTGCCGTGTCCGCACCTTTCTCACACGCGACATGAAGCCCTTTCTGGACATCGGTCTTGGCGCCGAGGTGGTGACAGCGCAGATTCGGGTGAAGGGCGAAGGTGTGGTGTTCGTGACGGCCTCGGGGACCGCCGACTTCAAGCAGCACGGTCGGGGGATTTCCAAGGATGAGATTACTCGAGTGAAGCGAGGTGGAGCGTGTGGAAAGAGATGAGCGGAGGGTTGAGCACACTTTGGGTATCTCGACTTGACGACCGTGTGCTGCAGCAACACTGCTGTGTTGCGTCGGTCAAGACTGGTTTAGACTGGTTTAAATCACTTCGCCACTTCCTCCTTCACCACATGCGTCTCTTCAATCTTCTTCATTCCAGCCTCGGGATCCACCACCGATGCACCTCTCCTCGCAGCCTGTACCAGGTCCGGGTTCTCCTCTTTCAGTCTCTTGAAGTTCCTCTCCGCATCCCACACCCACGGCGTATCAGCAGCAAATAACAGATCCATCTCTTCGAGGGTTCTGCCGTTCGTCTCAGGATACAGTGCCCACACCATCGGGATCGTAATCACGTTACAAGCTCCGAAGATGTAAAGTTTCTTCTCGCCGATGGCGTTGAACATGACCGGACACAGCAGAGTCAGCCAGCCGTTTCCGATGGACCAACCCACCACACCCCATGCATTGCCCTTTGCTCGTACTTCGAGAGGGAAAATTTCGGCCGGGTACAACCAAGGGACAGTCAACCAAGTGGCGCCGAAGATGGAGGTGAAGATGAAGACGAAGGACGCCGCCGCTGCACCATACGCGCTGGCAGCAGATGCGTTGCCAGCTGCGGTGGCATTGATCCCAGCACGAGCCATGCCACCAGCCAAGAACATGGCGATGCCCATGCCAACAGATCCCCAATAAAGCGTCCAACGTCTGCCGATTCGATCGAGCGTGAAAACACAAACCAGGGTGCTGAACATGTAGAAGATGTTGTTCAAGCCGCTAATCCACTGACTCTTCTCGGAGCTGAAGCCTGCAATCCGGAAGATGGTAGGCGCATAGATCGTGACACCAGCAATACCGATCCACTCTTGCATGATCTGCAGCCAGACGACTAACTGCACCCTTCGTGCTGTGTGCAGCTTGCCCGCACCAATGCCAAAGAGCATGGAGAAGTAGCTGTTCCGGTTCGCAGTCTTCCGCTCGTGAATGACGATGTTCTTGATATCATGGAACTCCGCATCGGCCTTTACAGTTCCCTCCTCGTCCTCACCTCTCAATCTCCCAAGGATATATCTCGCCTCTTCATCCCGTCCCACCTTGACCAACCACCTCGGCGACTCCGGGAAGAACCACACGATCCCCAACAGCACCAACAACGGAATGATCTGGAACGCAATCGGGAACCTCCATCTGATCGGACTCCTCCCATCGTCAATGAAACTGAGTCCAAACTCCAACCAGTACGCTACCACAACCCCAAAGATATTGAGCGTAAACTCAATCGCAATGAATTGCCCTCGACTCGTATGTTCCGCCGTCTCCGTCGCCCAAACCGGCACAATCGCATTTAATATCCCCGTCCCAATCCCATTAACCGCCCTCGCACAAATCATCCAATTGGCATTCATAGCAGAACACTGCAGACCGGCACCCAAAATTGCCCAAATAGCGCCCAACGCAATCGTCTTAATCCTGCCCACCTTATCACCAACCCATCCTCCTAGCAGACAGCCGAAGAAGGTTCCGAGGTAGTAGACGCTGACGATCCGCCTTGGAGCAGGGAGTCGATGATGACTGGGTCGCCGGATTCGGAGACGTAGCCGAATTTCATGAGGTCTATGTAGTTGCGCGCATTGTTGACTCCACCCATCATGCCTTGGTCGTAGCCGAAGAAGAAGATGGAGAGGGCGCATACTGAGTTTATGGCGAGGAGAAGGCGTTGCTTTGAGAGTTTGGAGGCTACGCGGTAGCCGGAGAGTTGGTCCATCGTGGTGTTTTGTATTGTGTCGTATACCAGTAGGTCCGAGAAGTTGTGCCAATGTGTATGTTAGTCTCCCAGCGGCATTACCAGTCTTGATTCAGTTGTAGCTGACATGAGGCGGAACGTGGTGCAAGTCATGAAAAGGTGAGGTCGCAAAAGTCGCAAAGGACGTCATCGGCGGTCTATCAATTGTTTTTATACGTTGCACCGCAGGATCCAATATATCGTCTGAGTTCCATGAATGTGCATGAAATGGTAAATCGCCGGTCATCAGCCGCGAACTGCCGCGAAAGTGGCATCCCGAAGAGCGCAAAGTGGAGTTCTCCACCTTTCTTCCACGAACGGTGACGATGCTCGTGACGGCGACTGACGGCCTTTGGAAGACGGCTCTGTTCCGGGAGGGAGTACTACTTATATTGAAAATCAGTACTGTATCAGTGTGAAAAAGCTGTCGGAGGCAGCCTCTCCAGAAGAAAGCTTTCGGAGGCAGCCTCCCAGAAGGTGATCGGGCAGGTATGGCAGTGAGATCGACAGAAAAGCCAGTGATGGGAAATTCGTGGTGTCGTCGCTACATGAACATCATCCGGGACACCATAACGCCTGTGAGAACACGGTCAGTTCTGGCACGGGTGAGACACGAAAGTCAAGAGCGATGATGAAACACAGCAATACTCACCCTGCTTGACCGCATCCAACGCCGCAGCCAAAGGATCACTCGTCCAGCTCGGCCCACCAGCAATACATATCCGTGCCTTCAGAACACCAAGCCTCAAAGCCACCCCCTCCCTCTTCAACTCATCTTTCAGATTCTCCAGCTTAGTATCTTCGTCCAGCCCTGGCAACTCTCGAAACGCCGTCCTCCAGCTCATGGCTTTAGTGCATGTCTCGCTCGTGTCGTACCTCAACTCGGGGATAAGGTCGACGATCTTCGGGTCAAGTGTTGTCAGTCTGCGTGTGCAGACTGCAGGAGACGAGAACTGGAGAGTAGTGTTCGCATAGAAGATGCCGGTGCACTCAGATCGTAGTTGGCGGTTGGTGTTGAGGATTGGGTGTGCCATGTTTTCCTCGTTCAGGTGGAAGATGCCAGGGGTGTTGGCCAAGAGTTCATGGTATATCCTATTTCTAAGCTCTGGTGGCAGCCGGAGCAGGGGTGACTCTTCCACATCCACTTTCGCCATATTCCCTTGGTGCTCGGTCGCCTGTTAGTGATACTGCTGCTGCTAGCTGTTCGTGATTCAAGCTGTGCAGCTCCGATTCAAGGGAAACTGCAAGGATTGTCAATTGATCGTTAGGAAACAAAGGAAGACAAAGCTTGCTTGTACAGCTGATAAGACGCAAATGTGCTACGGCCAACCGGATGACGTTGTCCTTGAACAAAGAAGCTTGTAATCCTCGAAGCTGCACAGTCGAAATCTTGGCAAACGAATGCTAACGAGATAGCCGAATCCTACATCTTGTATGTAAGCGCGCCGAAGGTATAAGTTGGTGTGCAGCCGACTGAATTAATCCGAAGCCATGATGCGAGATGCAACATGCTAAAAGAAACTCTACCTCTAAGCTCAGGCTTAGCGCCGCAGCCGCAGGTGCCACGTGGGAGCTACTTGCGAGGCGATGCTGACGAAGCGCTTTGCTCGAACGTCTGGCGAAGATTCTGCTGCGTACCATGAGGACCATGGGCTCTTGTGATATGGCTGTATGGTCGTCTCTAGGTACGGGATTCGAGACAAGGACAGCATACCTGACCAGAGCGCTTCGAGCTCATGCCCGGCAAATCTCCCATTTGATGTCCTTGATGCTGACCTCTTCGCCGGCCTTCTCATCGTAGTCGTACCAGTCTCCCTCGGTCAAGTCGATATCAGAGAACTTTGTGCCTTTCTCCATGCCCGTTGCATTCCACGCGCCCTGTCGTGTTGTCAGCATCGTTGCCCATAAGTTTGATGGGGAAATGGTACATCTGGCTTGAATTCCACGAACTCGAGACCTCTGCAGTCAATGGTGAGGATGTTCTGTGGCTTTGGTGGGCTCTGTTGTGGATATGACTTGGGCGAGTCGATGATGTTCGCCGAGTGTTCTCTCTGGAGTAATGTCAGAAAGTCTGTCTCGTGTGAGGCAGAATATATGATCGGACCTTGCAGTTCTTACATCGCCACACGAAGTTGGCTTCTCCTCTGCTGCCGGACTGCTCGTTTTGCTCCTACATATCGTCAGGCAGATAATCGCCAGCTGAGGCATCGCTGCTGTCGCTCACAAAACGGCTCACGGACACCCAATTGGGATGTGTCTCGCGGCATGATGTACATTGCACCTTGAATGTGTAGTAGAATGGGTTCTGCTCAGTGTCTTCTGGTTGAAGATCCGTGACGCTGAAATGTCAGCCGCGGCCGGGTATCGCAAGAAAGTAATGAGCGTACCCTTCGAGCTCTGCTGTAATGGCTATGGCTAGCATGATGAAGAAAATGGGGAAAGTGTTAGTCCATCAATGTTCGATGGAAACAGCGGTGCGCGAATGGCGGCATCGGAGATTTTCGGAAAGAGCCGTGCTCGCGGGAGAGCCTGAGGCACTCATCCCATGATCCTATTTCAGGCAGGTGATTCCCCTTGCACTTTCTGCACTACATATACAATATTGTACTTACTGGTCGGCTTTTCGCACAAGCTAGCCCAGTGAGCGTGATACAGATAGCAGCTACAGTCCCGAACAGCCTGCCACCGACAATGCCTGAAATCTCCTACTTGCCACCAATCTCCTCCACGAAAGCAGCGTGAGTCGCATTGTACGAAGCCTTAGCATGATATTGCTCATCAAACATCAACGGCTTCGCACCAGGAATCCAAGTATAAGCATGCTTATCCGTGAACCCCCAAAAGCTGATATCCGTAACCCCAGCATCTAGGACCTCCCGCGAAACGGCGCCATATATCTCCGCTGCCTTCGTAGCATTCAGCGTGTGAACGTCCAATTCCGCCACAGTCACTTCCAGACCCAGTGCACGGTACGACTCCACCATGGCCTTGATCACGCCTGGCACTGGTGCGACCTCGGTAATATGCATCTGCAGCGCAACTCCATCGATCGGAACATGATCCGCGACCAGTGCGGCAACCAAGTTGTAGAGGTCTTGACGCTTGCCTGGATACGCTTCGACCTGGTTCTCGTTGATGAAAAGACGGGCGTCGGCGTCTGCTGCGCGAGCGATACGGAATGCGTCTGCGATGTACCCAGGCCCAGAAACGTTATAGAAGAAATTCTTCTGAAGTCCGCCCGGCCCTTCCTCGGTCCCCGTCTGCACTGTAAGAGCTTCTGTGACAACGTCCCAGCGGTCCATCTTACCTGCGTAGCGATGCATGATGGCCTGGAAGTGAGATGTCAAGGTAGCGTTGA includes these proteins:
- a CDS encoding Sugar transporter STL1 — translated: MDQLSGYRVASKLSKQRLLLAINSVCALSIFFFGYDQGMMGGVNNARNYIDLMKFGYVSESGDPVIIDSLLQGGSIKTIALGAIWAILGAGLQCSAMNANWMICARAVNGIGTGILNAIVPVWATETAEHTSRGQFIAIEFTLNIFGVVVAYWLEFGLSFIDDGRSPIRWRFPIAFQIIPLLVLLGIVWFFPESPRWLVKVGRDEEARYILGRLRGEDEEGTVKADAEFHDIKNIVIHERKTANRNSYFSMLFGIGAGKLHTARRVQLVVWLQIMQEWIGIAGVTIYAPTIFRIAGFSSEKSQWISGLNNIFYMFSTLVCVFTLDRIGRRWTLYWGSVGMGIAMFLAGGMARAGINATAAGNASAASAYGAAAASFVFIFTSIFGATWLTVPWLYPAEIFPLEVRAKGNAWGVVGWSIGNGWLTLLCPVMFNAIGEKKLYIFGACNVITIPMVWALYPETNGRTLEEMDLLFAADTPWVWDAERNFKRLKEENPDLVQAARRGASVVDPEAGMKKIEETHVVKEEVAK
- a CDS encoding UPF0587 protein; its protein translation is MLAIAITAELEGVTDLQPEDTEQNPFYYTFKVQCTSCRETHPNWVSVSRFEQNEQSGSRGEANFVWRCKNCKREHSANIIDSPKSYPQQSPPKPQNILTIDCRGLEFVEFKPDGAWNATGMEKGTKFSDIDLTEGDWYDYDEKAGEEVSIKDIKWEICRA
- a CDS encoding Endo-1,4-beta-xylanase B; protein product: MHTNAAKLGAVLMTALTSATDVPSTGLTPLRQLAQKTNFLIGSGAINPDYLKDPQFATVLAREFDSLSPENELKWTFVNPTPENYNWTGLDALVHFAEQNDMVVKGHGLISSCCNPEHVLDITSPAALNATLTSHFQAIMHRYAGKMDRWDVVTEALTVQTGTEEGPGGLQKNFFYNVSGPGYIADAFRIARAADADARLFINENQVEAYPGKRQDLYNLVAALVADHVPIDGVALQMHITEVAPVPGVIKAMVESYRALGLEVTVAELDVHTLNATKAAEIYGAVSREVLDAGVTDISFWGFTDKHAYTWIPGAKPLMFDEQYHAKASYNATHAAFVEEIGGK